From Streptomyces sp. GSL17-111, one genomic window encodes:
- a CDS encoding sucrase ferredoxin, translated as MRTCAIASRERAEPLAATAATARTWLLLEQPGPWGADALTASRLDRKAGRALAAAGAGTGVRVALIRRPGRHADLGGAPRLRVFAAHTVPGRSWIRTWWTTDPAACAGLDFAALGRGEHGGVGEPYRGDPLALVCTNGRRDRCCALLGRPLADELAASGGVGVWEITHIGGHRFSPTLLVLPYGYAYGRADAPSVKDVLASVRRGRVVTERCRGRSAWGRAGQAAELAVRELTGEDDAEALTLVDPVEPGPRWSVVVTHRDGRTWRVDGVTEAGAEVAASCGAVPGPQPREHVLAVSRLG; from the coding sequence GTGAGAACGTGTGCGATCGCCTCCCGGGAGCGGGCCGAACCGCTCGCGGCCACCGCCGCGACCGCGCGGACCTGGTTGCTCCTGGAGCAGCCGGGGCCGTGGGGGGCTGACGCGCTGACCGCCAGCCGACTGGACCGGAAGGCCGGGCGCGCGCTGGCCGCCGCCGGCGCGGGCACGGGGGTCCGCGTGGCCCTCATCCGGCGCCCCGGACGGCACGCGGATCTCGGTGGCGCTCCGCGGCTGCGCGTGTTCGCCGCCCACACCGTGCCGGGCCGCTCCTGGATACGGACCTGGTGGACCACGGACCCGGCCGCCTGCGCCGGGCTGGACTTCGCGGCGCTCGGGCGCGGCGAGCACGGCGGTGTCGGGGAACCGTACCGGGGCGACCCGCTGGCGCTGGTGTGCACCAACGGACGGCGCGACCGCTGCTGCGCCCTGCTCGGCCGCCCCCTGGCGGACGAGTTGGCGGCCTCCGGCGGCGTCGGCGTCTGGGAGATCACGCATATCGGCGGTCACCGCTTCTCCCCCACCCTGCTGGTGCTGCCGTACGGCTACGCCTACGGCCGCGCGGACGCCCCCTCGGTCAAGGACGTGCTGGCCTCCGTCCGCCGGGGCCGGGTCGTCACCGAGCGCTGCCGGGGGCGCTCCGCCTGGGGGCGTGCGGGGCAGGCCGCGGAGCTGGCCGTGCGCGAACTGACCGGTGAGGACGACGCGGAGGCACTGACGCTCGTGGACCCGGTGGAACCCGGTCCACGGTGGTCCGTCGTCGTGACCCACCGGGACGGGCGCACCTGGCGCGTGGACGGCGTCACGGAGGCGGGCGCCGAGGTCGCCGCGAGCTGCGGAGCCGTGCCCGGCCCCCAGCCCCGGGAACACGTCCTCGCCGTCTCGCGGCTGGGCTGA